A stretch of DNA from Desulfosarcina ovata subsp. ovata:
GGGATCCATCTCGGCGGCCTTGTCCTTCTCCGGTCGGGTAAGGGTGTACACCGGCGCATCGGCACCCGCCGCATAAGCGGTCACGGCGGCCACGCTGTCGGCCTTGATGTTCAGGATCTCATCGGCCAGCCACTCTTCCGGAGCGGTTTTCAGGAAACGGAAATCGCCGTCAACCAGGAACACCGTTTCCCCGTCGGCGAGCTTCAGGTACTGTCCGCCCGTACCGCCACCCTCGGCTGTGCGGGTCTGTCCCAAAATGACATCGGCGAGAATTTTTCCGTTGCCATCTTTCAGGGTGATGGCCGTGCCGTGCCCCTTCTCTGCTTTCTCCGATGGCGCCAGCAGGGAGAGACGCACCAGGCTCTCCGGTGTGGCGGTGAAACTGCGGCCGATCTTCAGTCGCGACAGTTTGACCACCGTGTCACGAAGTTCGCCAAAATCTGCCGGGTAGCCGCTGCGTTCTTCCACCTGCCAGACCGTATCGCCCATTTTCAAGGTGACTTGGTTGTCCGTATCGGCAATGATGACCGTCGCCACCTCATTGACCGGCAGATCGGCAAAAAGCTTGGCACCCATTTTGGTCTCACCGGCGGGTTTGTCCCCCAGTCGAATCGCCGCCAGGGCCACCAGCACCCCTGCGGCCACCAACAGTATCAGAAACGTTTTGCCTTTCATCGATTATGCCTTTCTCTTGCGCGTAATAGCGAAAATGATTCCACCCATGGCGATCAGAATCGGCACCAGGAAGATATTGATGAATTTGACCATCGTACCCAATTGCTCGATCTCGGCACG
This window harbors:
- a CDS encoding DUF4340 domain-containing protein; translation: MKGKTFLILLVAAGVLVALAAIRLGDKPAGETKMGAKLFADLPVNEVATVIIADTDNQVTLKMGDTVWQVEERSGYPADFGELRDTVVKLSRLKIGRSFTATPESLVRLSLLAPSEKAEKGHGTAITLKDGNGKILADVILGQTRTAEGGGTGGQYLKLADGETVFLVDGDFRFLKTAPEEWLADEILNIKADSVAAVTAYAAGADAPVYTLTRPEKDKAAEMDPVSAGRTVDQTKIDQVLDALAPLNLSDVRRAEGEAPLQGDRLVYRLFDGREITIFPRSDGKETYTLRVVADALPVTPETPETADTVAADADDSETAPVDDKADGEKTPAAQKPPAVMTAQQINDQLGPWIFSVKKWQYDSFIFDPAALLKSVESKDGKTS